The Flavobacterium sp. 102 genomic interval TCTTGGCAAAGCCAAATTCTTTACTACGACCACTGCGAAAAACCGTCTGATAAGCGTTTCGATTTATTCGGTCGGGAACGATGGTAAACCAAACGAGATACTAAATACAGATCACCTTATTTACAAACTTAAAAAAGGCACAAATGAAGTGGAAGCTGATTTAAATTTTTTGAATATTGAATTTCCGGACAATGGGATTTTTATCATCATTCAGCATCCTTTATTAGAACAAAATAAAAGTTACAGTAAAAATAGCAATCATCCCAATGGCTTTTTTTATGAACCGTTAATCTCTATTGACAAAACAAAAGAATTTACGGATAGTTGGTATTTTCAAGAGGAATGGAAGCAAAGTCTCGGATATTCTTTAAATATTGAACTTCTACTTTCGGACTAATTTTACATCTTCAGGTAAAAATCCTTGGTCAAAGCAATATAATCTTCGGTATATTGATGTCTTGCTGTTTCGATGATGAGTTCATCGATAGGGAAGTTTGTTTTTTCGGCAAATGAAAAAGCGAGTAAACTTCTTTTGATTTCTGTGGTTGGTGTTCCTTTTACACGAGTAATTTTGAAAGGAAATAAGTTGCATTCTTTGGCTAAGCCAATCAATTTTGCTTCTTCTTTATATGGAACAATCACGGCAAAAATTCCGCTTTCTGAAAGTAACATTGAAGCTGCCTCAACCAAATCTTCAAAAGGCAAAGCGTCTTGAAATCGCGCTAAATCTCTTTGTTCGCTTTCAGTTTTATAATCTTCACTATAAAATGGTGGGTTGGAAATAATCAAATCATATTCATCTTCGGGTTCTTCCATAAATTCGTCCAAACCCGCGTGATAGCAATATAACCGGTCTGACCAAGGTGAGTTTTCGAAGTTTTCCACACATTGTTCAAAGGCTTCTTCGTCGATTTCTATGGCGTCAATTTGCTGCGCCGGTTCGCCTTTCAGGCTCGAGTGCTCGGCGGAACATCTTTGGGCTAACATTAAAGCCAAAATTCCGGTTCCGGCACCAATATCTAAAACCGAAAAAGGCTGATTGTCAATTGGCGTCCAAGCACCAAGTAAAACGCCATCAGTACCTACTTTCATAGCGCAATGGTCTTGGTTAACGATAAATTGTTTGAATTGGAATTTAGACAACTTAGACTTCTTAGATTGTTAGACTTCTTAGATTTTTCTAAAGCGAAGCGTTTCTAATGATCTAAAAGCGCAGCACATCTAAAAATCTAAAGGTACATTTCGATTAGACCTTCCGGTAAATCCATCACGACTTTTTTGTTCTTGCGGTCAATTTCGACTAAGAAATGGTCAATCATCGGAATCAACATTTCCACTTCGCCATTCAATACTTCAAAAAGCGGTTGGGCTGTTGTATCGTTGATGGATTGAATAACACCAAAAATACCCAAACGTTTGTCTTCGATTTCGAAGCCAATTACTTCGTGGAAATAGAATTTATTGCCATCGAGTTTTGGCAACATAGAAAGCGGAAGATAAATTTCGCAGCCGAGAAGGGTGTCGGCTTCTGCTTCGGAGTCGACATCTTCAAATTGTACGCGAAGAAAGTCGTTTTTATGCAAGGAACTGTTTTCAATAAAAAATGGAACCAGATTTTTGTTGAACTCAACAAATACTGATTCCATGTTTTCATATAATTCGGGTTCGTCGGTATCTAAATAGATAAGAACTTCCCCTTTGAAACTAAATTTTTTTGCAATTTTACCTAAATAGAAACAATCTTCTTTACGCATAATTGCCGGAAATATTAAGCTTCTTTTTCTTCGCTGGTTTCTTCAGCAGCAGGAGTTTCTTCTACAGCCGGTGCTTCTTCAGCAACAACCTCAGGAGCTTCTTCTGCAGCAACTTCAGCAACAGTTTCTTCCACTGCAACTTCAGCAACTACTTCTGGAGCTTCAGTTTCTTCAACCGCAACTTCTTCAGCCACTTCTTCTACTTTTGTAGCTTCAACAGCGGCAGCAGCACGTTTGTCATTAGCTTCTTTTTCTGCTTTTAAGGCTTTAACTCTTGCCGCTTCTTGTGCTTTTGATAAACCTTCTTTTTTAGCAGTTACTTTACCTGCTTTGTCTTCTAACCATTGAGCCAGTTTAGCATCAGCTTGTTCTTGCGTTAAAGCTCCTTTGCGAACGCCGCCATCAAGGTGGTGTTTCATTAAGGCACCTTTGTAAGAAAGGATAGCTCTTGCAGTGTCGGTTGGTTGAGCGCCATTGTGTAACCATTGAACCGCTTGGTCAATGTTTAAATCAATAGTGGCAGGATTGGTATTTGGATTGTAAGTTCCTAGTTTTTCTAAGAATCTACCATCTCTTTTTGAACGAGCATCAGCTGCTACGATCCAGTAAAAAGGTTTTTGTTTTTTACCGTGTCTTTGTAATCTAATTTTTACTGACATAATCTTTTTGATTAATTTGAGGTACTCGACCTCGATTATTTAAGGGTGCAAAGATAGTTATTTTTTGTAAACAAACTAATTGAGGATTGTATTTTTAAAGCTAAGTTCTTGTTTTCATCAACTTTAACGTTATTTTTTTAAAATTTAATTAGCATTTTTATATTAAAAAGTTATTTTTGTGGAGAAATACATTGAAAAAATGAAAAGATTTTTGTCCCTTATCTTAGTTGCAGTAGTGCTATCATCTTGTCAGGAAGATGTTAAATTTAATAATCCCGGTTTTCAAGGATTGAAAGATGATGTGCTTTGGATAGCCAATGACACAAGAGCCTACATTTCGCCTACTGGTCAACTTTCTGTTGAAGCTTACACCGAATATGAACTTATAACTTTAAATACCGCTAGTGCCAATGTTGGCACATACGTTTTAGGTACAACCAATACTAACAATTCTGCCACTTATTCTTCCACTTTTAATGAGGTTGACTTAGAGTATGCAACAATAGCAGTTCCGGGACCGGTTTCTCAAATAGCATTGTTTAATGCCGGAACAGGATATAGTAGTGGAACATCAGTGGCAACTACAGGCGGAACAGGTAGTGGTTTGACTGTAAATGTGACTGCAAATGCTTCGGGAGTTGTTACCGCATTGACACTTTCTTCTAGGGGGAATGCCTACACAGCGGGTGATTTAATCACGGTTGCAGGTGGTAATGTCAATTGTACATTCAGAGTTTTAAATGTTCAAAACAGTAATGGTGAAGTTAAGATCACAGAATTTGACAATGAAAATATGACTGTGTCGGGGAAATTTAAATTCAATGCGGCTAATGCTAATAACAACCCTTTTGGTGGGCCGATTTTGAATTTTCAATATGGAGAATTTTATAAAATCCCTATTTATCCATCTCTTTAAGAATCAATTAATTTTAAAATATATAGGCCATCTTCGGATGGCTTTTTTATTTATTTATAATAAAGTCCAAATTTATAGCGGTTTACGTTTTATTTAAGTTACCTTTGTGGCTGAATTTTAAAATTAAAATATGAACATTTTTGTTGGAAGTCTTCCGTTTAGTATTGACGAAGCAGATTTAAAAGAATCCTTCGGGGTTTATGGTACGGTTAATTCCGTTAAAATTATTACTGATAAATTTACTGGAAGAAGTAAAGGTTTCGGTTTTGTGGAAATGGAAAATGACACAGAAGCTGAAAAAGCAATTCAGGAATTAAACGGTGCTACTGTTGAAGGTCGTACTATTGTGGTAAATAAATCTGAACCAAAACCGGAAGGCGAAAGAAGAACTTTTAACAACAACCGTTCAGGCGGTAGTGGTGGAGGTTATAACGGCGGTGGAAACTCACGTGGTGGCGGAAGCTACAGTGGTGGAAACAGCGGCGGTGGAAATAGAGGAAGATACTAAGTTATATACTTTATAGATATTTAAAAGCCAACTCAATTTGAGTTGGCTTTTTTGTTTTTTGTTGATAACTAAAATTGATTTCACAACAGGTAGTATTTATCTTTGCTTTAGATGAAACAGAAACCCCGACTGTTACATCGGGGTCTGTGAGTTTACTCAATGAGTTGATGGGTTTTGGTTCAATTCATAAAGCTGAATGCTTATGCATGACCTTTTGGAGCTTATCGTGCTCCTGTTGATTATCAAATCTCTTAAGGAATAGATGTCAACTAAACGATTTTAACAACGAGCCCTCAGTTACCGCTGGGGCTTTTTCTTTGACAAATATAAATCCTTGTGTTGTTATATAAAAACATTTTATATTTTTTTTGTATAAACTTGTGAGCTGGCTTGGAGAATTTATTTATGGCGCCGCAAAAAGTTATATATCGCGAAGCATACAAATAGTTTGCAGTAGTATTAAGTCGATTCTTTTTATATGTTGGCAGAATGCATAATCTAATGGATTAAATCATAATCGATGCCCGTTTTTAATCACTATTGGATATTCTTTCGGTTTCTTCTGCTGTCATAAGTTTCTCTTCTTTTGTTGATAACTAAAATTGATTTCTTAATGGCTAAAACGTATTTTTGTTTTAATCATAAAGCTGCTTTTAGCTTCACTCTGTTCGGTTTTGCCTCGAGTGGCTAATGCCTTTTGCCTAATCCCTTATTAAATGTATTTAATCTTCGATACCGAAACCACCGGATTACCAAAGCGTTGGGGTGCTCCAATCTCCGATACCGACAATTGGCCAAGATGTATTCAAATTGCTTGGCAGTTGCACGACGCGATGGGAAATTTGATCGAGCATCAAGATTATTTGGTTAAACCTGAAGGATTCAATATTCCCTATGATGCCGAAAGAATTCACGGAATTTCAACAGAATTAGCGCAAGAACAAGGAATACCTTTAGCAGTAGTATTAGAAAAATTCAATATCGCTTTGGCGAAAGCCAAATTCATAGTCGGACAAAACGTTGGCTTTGATGTCAACATCATGGGTTGTGAATTTTACCGATTAGGGGTGAATTCGCCTATGGCTTCTATGCCGGTATTGGATACTTGTACCGAAGTTACCGCATCGCTTTTAAAATTACCAGGAGGTCGCGGTGGAAAGTTCAAATTACCAACGCTAACCGAATTACACAGCTATCTTTTCAACGTTCCGTTTGCGGAAGCGCACAATGCGACTGCCGACGTTGAAGCCACTACGCGTTGTTTTTTAGAGTTGATTAGAAGGGAAATTTTTACCAAAGAAGAACTTGATGTTCCGACTGATTATTTCAGAGAATTTGGCGAAAACAATCCGAAGGAAATCCAACTAATAGGATTAAGGCATATCAATCTGAAACAAGCTTCGGAGGAAATTCGCAAGCAATTTCAGAAACAAGAAGAAGTTGTTGTTCCAACCAATGATAAAAAGCAAATTCACGAGGCTTTAGCTGATGTTGATTTTGTGCATTTGCATAATCACACTCAGTTTTCGGTGTTACAATCTACCATTAGTGTTAAAGATTTAGTGGCCGCGGCAGTTCAAAATAAAATGCCCGCCGTAGCCATGACTGATCATGCGAATTTGATGGGTGCTTTTCACTTTGTCCGTGATATTTTATACCATAATAAATCGGCGCAAGCCAAAAACAAACAAGCAGAAGAAAACGGTGAAACACCAACAGAAACTATCGTAAAACCTATTGTTGGTTGCGAGTTTTATGTTTGTGACGACTTAAAAGACAAGTCTCGAAAAGATAATGGTTATCAAATTGTCTTTTTGGCCAAAACTAAAAAAGGCTATCACAATTTGGCCAAATTATCCTCTATCGCTTACACCGAAGGATTTTATTACGTACCTAGGATTGACCGAAAAACCATCCAGCAATACAAAGAAGATATTATTGTGCTTTCAGGAAACCTCTATGGAGAGATTCCGAGTAAAGTTTTAAATATTGGTGAAAACCAAGCCGAAGAAGCGCTAATTTGGTGGAAACAAGAATTTGGAGATGACTTTTATATCGAGTTAATGCGCCACAATCAAGAAGACGAAAATCGGGTGAATGTGTCGTTGATAGCTTTAGCCAAGAAACATCAAGTCAAAACCGTTGCTACGAATAACGTTTTCTATATCAATAAAGAAGATGCTAATGCGCATGATATCTTATTGTGTGTTCGTGATGGCGAAAAACAATCAACACCTATTGGTCGCGGTCGCGGTTATCGTTACGGATTGAATAACAAAGAATACTATTTTAAATCAGGTGATGAGATGAAAAAACTCTTTCACGATTTGCCTGAATCAATTGCTTCTACAGCAGAAATAGTCAATAAGATTGAAATTTACGATTTGTCTCGTGAAGTTTTGTTGCCCAAATTTGATATTCCGTCAGCATTTTTAGTCGCAGAAGATGAAGCTGATAAAGGCAAACGTGGAGAAAATAAATATCTACATCATTTAACTTACGAAGGCGCC includes:
- a CDS encoding RNA-binding protein, with the protein product MNIFVGSLPFSIDEADLKESFGVYGTVNSVKIITDKFTGRSKGFGFVEMENDTEAEKAIQELNGATVEGRTIVVNKSEPKPEGERRTFNNNRSGGSGGGYNGGGNSRGGGSYSGGNSGGGNRGRY
- a CDS encoding 30S ribosomal protein S16 gives rise to the protein MSVKIRLQRHGKKQKPFYWIVAADARSKRDGRFLEKLGTYNPNTNPATIDLNIDQAVQWLHNGAQPTDTARAILSYKGALMKHHLDGGVRKGALTQEQADAKLAQWLEDKAGKVTAKKEGLSKAQEAARVKALKAEKEANDKRAAAAVEATKVEEVAEEVAVEETEAPEVVAEVAVEETVAEVAAEEAPEVVAEEAPAVEETPAAEETSEEKEA
- the rimM gene encoding ribosome maturation factor RimM (Essential for efficient processing of 16S rRNA), coding for MRKEDCFYLGKIAKKFSFKGEVLIYLDTDEPELYENMESVFVEFNKNLVPFFIENSSLHKNDFLRVQFEDVDSEAEADTLLGCEIYLPLSMLPKLDGNKFYFHEVIGFEIEDKRLGIFGVIQSINDTTAQPLFEVLNGEVEMLIPMIDHFLVEIDRKNKKVVMDLPEGLIEMYL
- a CDS encoding DUF6252 family protein, which encodes MKRFLSLILVAVVLSSCQEDVKFNNPGFQGLKDDVLWIANDTRAYISPTGQLSVEAYTEYELITLNTASANVGTYVLGTTNTNNSATYSSTFNEVDLEYATIAVPGPVSQIALFNAGTGYSSGTSVATTGGTGSGLTVNVTANASGVVTALTLSSRGNAYTAGDLITVAGGNVNCTFRVLNVQNSNGEVKITEFDNENMTVSGKFKFNAANANNNPFGGPILNFQYGEFYKIPIYPSL
- a CDS encoding tRNA1(Val) (adenine(37)-N6)-methyltransferase, with product MKVGTDGVLLGAWTPIDNQPFSVLDIGAGTGILALMLAQRCSAEHSSLKGEPAQQIDAIEIDEEAFEQCVENFENSPWSDRLYCYHAGLDEFMEEPEDEYDLIISNPPFYSEDYKTESEQRDLARFQDALPFEDLVEAASMLLSESGIFAVIVPYKEEAKLIGLAKECNLFPFKITRVKGTPTTEIKRSLLAFSFAEKTNFPIDELIIETARHQYTEDYIALTKDFYLKM